A DNA window from Altererythrobacter sp. B11 contains the following coding sequences:
- a CDS encoding helix-turn-helix domain-containing protein, with amino-acid sequence MAVIARFATSGIAVDDRLRYWNTVADEVFCGTFVNAERHRFEGEMWSWSVGDLDMIRTRSVQASVGRRPLDRVEERVIMHMQWRGTGQHTQRGRETRLEPGDFVIGSPHSPYHFDLSAHEMMVVEFPRQALQERIPDLDDALAQRLSGHSPAARVFNDFLLSLWRQAEAASEDPEWSEGISRVFYDLAAMAIRDARHGTSDGGRQDAPLWRQACAVVDAGLADPDLNTGSIAAELGTSVRTVQNLFARAGTTPSAAILERRLKRAAERLIAEPGATITDIAFAHGFNDSAYFTRCFRQKYGASPREWRLARHAH; translated from the coding sequence ATGGCCGTGATCGCAAGATTCGCAACGTCCGGCATCGCTGTCGATGATCGGCTGCGATACTGGAATACCGTGGCCGACGAGGTGTTCTGCGGCACCTTCGTGAATGCTGAACGCCACCGTTTCGAAGGCGAGATGTGGAGCTGGAGTGTCGGCGATCTCGACATGATCCGCACGCGCTCCGTCCAGGCCTCGGTCGGTCGCCGCCCGCTCGACCGGGTGGAAGAGCGGGTGATCATGCACATGCAGTGGCGCGGAACCGGGCAGCACACCCAACGGGGGCGCGAAACGCGGCTGGAACCGGGCGACTTCGTGATCGGATCGCCGCACAGCCCCTACCACTTCGACCTGTCGGCCCACGAGATGATGGTGGTGGAATTCCCGCGGCAGGCCCTGCAGGAGCGGATTCCCGATCTGGACGACGCGCTGGCCCAGCGCCTCTCGGGCCACTCGCCGGCCGCGCGCGTGTTCAACGATTTCCTCCTGTCGCTCTGGCGCCAGGCGGAGGCTGCCAGCGAAGATCCCGAATGGAGCGAGGGGATCAGCCGCGTGTTCTACGATCTGGCCGCCATGGCGATCCGCGACGCGCGCCACGGCACCAGCGATGGAGGGCGGCAGGATGCCCCGCTGTGGCGGCAGGCCTGCGCGGTGGTCGACGCGGGCCTCGCCGACCCCGATCTGAACACCGGTTCCATCGCGGCCGAACTCGGCACCTCCGTGCGTACGGTGCAGAACCTGTTCGCCCGCGCCGGCACCACGCCTTCGGCAGCCATCCTGGAGCGTCGGCTGAAGCGCGCGGCGGAGCGGCTGATCGCAGAGCCGGGCGCGACGATCACCGACATCGCCTTTGCCCATGGCTTCAACGACAGCGCCTATTTCACGCGCTGCTTCCGGCAGAAATACGGCGCCTCCCCCCGCGAGTGGCGGCTGGCGCGGCACGCGCATTAG
- a CDS encoding MFS transporter, which yields MTIVPTRRGDGYQTWLTLLLSLNFGILFFDRQAANFMMPFIQEDMQLTNTQIGLLSSGLSLTWALSGLTVGPLSDKLGSRKPIVVGATVLFCLCSMLSGIAGSFLLLLGARLLMGAAEGGVMPISHAMIVSEVKPKWRGTAMGVGQNLGSNLLGSTAAPLILVPIAIAFSWREGFFFAAVPGLISAALIWFTLREPPKGLETEGQPERERVPITRALANRNVLLCALIAVLLVSFLVVTWAFMPLYLTQLAGFDEAVMGWIMAALGISAGVNAFLVPWISDQIGRKPTFIAVCLMGMILPLAALYYQGGSWFVLAVLFYFGWSLNGIFPLFMATVPAESVDPRLTATLTGIVMGIGEVLGGVFSPTLAGALADAYGLRSVMWFLMVLTMAAFALSLLLEESAPGVREKRGLYPLVA from the coding sequence ATGACCATCGTGCCCACCCGCCGCGGCGACGGCTACCAGACCTGGCTCACCCTGCTGCTGAGCCTGAACTTCGGCATCCTGTTCTTCGACCGGCAGGCGGCCAATTTCATGATGCCCTTCATTCAGGAGGACATGCAGCTCACCAACACGCAGATCGGCCTGCTGTCCTCCGGCCTGTCGCTCACCTGGGCACTGTCCGGCCTCACCGTGGGGCCGCTGTCGGACAAGCTGGGTTCGCGCAAGCCGATTGTGGTGGGCGCCACCGTGCTGTTCTGCCTCTGCTCCATGCTGTCCGGCATCGCCGGCAGCTTCCTGCTGCTGCTGGGCGCGCGGCTGCTGATGGGCGCGGCCGAAGGCGGCGTGATGCCGATCAGCCATGCGATGATCGTATCCGAAGTGAAGCCGAAGTGGCGCGGCACGGCCATGGGCGTCGGCCAGAACCTCGGCTCCAACCTGCTCGGCTCCACCGCCGCCCCCTTGATCCTCGTGCCGATCGCCATCGCCTTCAGCTGGCGCGAGGGGTTCTTCTTCGCCGCCGTGCCGGGCCTGATCTCCGCAGCGCTGATCTGGTTCACCCTGCGCGAACCGCCCAAGGGGCTGGAGACCGAAGGGCAGCCGGAGCGGGAGCGGGTGCCGATCACGCGGGCACTGGCCAACCGCAACGTGCTGCTGTGCGCGCTGATCGCTGTGCTGCTGGTCTCCTTCCTGGTGGTGACCTGGGCCTTCATGCCGCTCTATCTCACCCAGCTGGCCGGCTTCGATGAAGCGGTAATGGGCTGGATCATGGCGGCGCTGGGTATCTCGGCCGGGGTGAATGCCTTCCTGGTGCCGTGGATTTCGGACCAGATCGGCCGCAAGCCCACCTTCATCGCCGTGTGCCTGATGGGCATGATCCTGCCGCTGGCCGCGCTCTATTATCAGGGCGGCAGCTGGTTCGTGTTGGCGGTGCTGTTCTATTTCGGCTGGTCGCTGAACGGGATTTTCCCGCTGTTCATGGCCACGGTCCCCGCGGAAAGCGTCGATCCGCGGCTGACCGCGACGCTGACGGGCATTGTGATGGGGATCGGCGAGGTGCTGGGCGGGGTGTTCAGCCCCACGCTCGCCGGTGCGCTGGCCGATGCCTATGGCCTGCGTTCGGTGATGTGGTTCCTGATGGTGTTGACGATGGCCGCCTTCGCCCTCTCGCTTCTGCTGGAGGAAAGTGCGCCGGGAGTAAGGGAGAAGCGCGGGCTCTATCCGCTGGTCGCCTAG
- a CDS encoding VOC family protein — protein sequence MTGVLGYGQPMGGVAQTAFVVPDLREAVDRWIADMRAGPFFILDHFLVPGQTYRGEESRADITIAMGFAGHMLIELIQPLDSHPSVYQETIARRGYGFHHFGIACADVDAASRDYQARGYHEAFRAAVPTGGEVVYLDNGTGADWGFLELLPVTPGMDGTFTRFWEASRGWDGSDPVRSFL from the coding sequence ATGACTGGTGTGCTCGGCTATGGCCAGCCAATGGGCGGCGTGGCACAAACGGCCTTCGTGGTGCCGGATTTGCGGGAGGCGGTGGACCGCTGGATAGCGGACATGCGCGCCGGCCCCTTCTTCATTCTCGATCATTTCCTGGTGCCGGGCCAGACCTATCGCGGCGAGGAAAGCCGCGCCGACATCACCATCGCCATGGGCTTCGCCGGCCATATGCTGATCGAACTGATCCAGCCGCTGGACAGCCACCCCAGCGTCTATCAGGAAACCATCGCCCGGCGCGGCTATGGCTTCCACCATTTCGGCATCGCCTGCGCGGATGTGGACGCCGCCAGCCGCGATTATCAGGCTCGCGGCTATCACGAGGCATTCCGCGCTGCCGTGCCCACGGGTGGGGAAGTGGTCTATCTGGACAACGGTACCGGCGCGGACTGGGGCTTTCTGGAACTGCTGCCGGTGACGCCGGGCATGGACGGCACCTTCACCCGCTTCTGGGAGGCATCGCGCGGCTGGGACGGCAGCGATCCCGTGCGGTCGTTCCTGTAA
- a CDS encoding class II aldolase/adducin family protein yields MATQPRQQESCSEAEWTARQELAACYRIFDMMGWSESIYNHITLRVPGEEAFLINPYGLLWSEVTASNLVKIDSQGNKLCASPWPVNKAGFTQHGLFHGALDWAHAIVHTHTPDAMAVCSSADGLTPTNFYACFFAGNVAYHDFEGITVRAEEGERLLRNLGDKRVLMLRNHGPVVLGETLYEMFFNYYMLQRACEIQVKTCALGRPVTVPPEVVAVHQRDRDEVALKDFGRADFEAWVRKLDRMDTSWRE; encoded by the coding sequence ATGGCCACGCAGCCGAGGCAGCAGGAGAGCTGCAGCGAAGCCGAATGGACCGCGCGGCAGGAGCTTGCCGCCTGCTATCGCATCTTCGACATGATGGGCTGGTCCGAATCGATCTACAACCACATCACCCTGCGCGTGCCGGGGGAAGAAGCCTTCCTCATCAATCCCTATGGCCTGTTGTGGAGCGAGGTGACGGCTTCCAACCTCGTCAAGATCGACAGCCAGGGGAACAAGCTCTGCGCCAGCCCTTGGCCGGTGAACAAGGCCGGCTTCACCCAGCATGGCCTGTTCCACGGCGCGCTCGATTGGGCGCATGCCATTGTCCACACGCATACGCCGGATGCCATGGCCGTATGCAGCAGTGCGGACGGGCTGACGCCGACCAATTTCTACGCCTGCTTCTTCGCGGGCAATGTGGCCTATCACGATTTCGAAGGCATCACCGTGCGCGCGGAGGAGGGGGAGCGGCTGCTGCGCAATCTGGGTGACAAGCGCGTGCTGATGCTGCGCAACCACGGGCCGGTGGTGCTGGGGGAGACGCTCTACGAGATGTTCTTCAACTATTACATGCTCCAGCGCGCCTGCGAGATTCAGGTAAAGACCTGCGCCCTGGGCCGGCCGGTCACCGTGCCGCCGGAGGTGGTGGCGGTGCACCAGCGCGACCGTGACGAGGTGGCGCTGAAGGATTTCGGCCGCGCCGACTTTGAAGCCTGGGTGCGCAAGCTGGACCGCATGGACACGAGCTGGCGCGAGTAG
- a CDS encoding (2Fe-2S)-binding protein: MSRMTVNGRPVQFDLDPQTPLLWALRDAANLTGTKYGCGVGDCGACMVLVDGAALRSCLITIAEAEGRYVTTIEGLSHDRSHPVQQALVAEQAIQCGFCTPGIAIAAAALLARNANPSEEEIYGAVPNLCRCGVYPRLVTAIQRAGRVARRAEQISAAPAPGIDARDAAAAVPAMRAPEQGGQE; this comes from the coding sequence ATGTCGCGCATGACGGTAAACGGCCGGCCGGTGCAGTTCGATCTGGACCCGCAGACGCCGCTGCTGTGGGCGCTGCGCGATGCCGCCAATCTCACGGGCACGAAATATGGCTGCGGGGTGGGGGATTGCGGGGCCTGCATGGTGCTGGTGGATGGCGCGGCGCTGCGCAGCTGCCTGATCACCATTGCCGAGGCGGAGGGGCGCTATGTCACCACGATCGAAGGGCTTTCGCACGATCGCTCGCACCCCGTGCAGCAGGCGCTGGTGGCAGAGCAGGCGATCCAGTGCGGATTCTGCACCCCCGGAATAGCCATTGCAGCGGCCGCGCTTCTGGCACGCAACGCCAACCCAAGCGAAGAAGAAATATATGGGGCTGTTCCGAACCTGTGCCGCTGCGGAGTCTATCCGCGGCTGGTCACCGCGATCCAGCGCGCCGGACGCGTGGCGCGTCGGGCGGAACAGATCAGCGCCGCCCCGGCACCCGGGATCGATGCGCGCGATGCCGCCGCCGCCGTGCCGGCGATGCGCGCGCCTGAGCAAGGAGGACAGGAATGA
- the arsC gene encoding arsenate reductase (glutaredoxin) (This arsenate reductase requires both glutathione and glutaredoxin to convert arsenate to arsenite, after which the efflux transporter formed by ArsA and ArsB can extrude the arsenite from the cell, providing resistance.), which translates to MKATIWHNPKCGTSRKTLALLEERPGVELAVIEYLKNPPSAEKLAQLYRDAGMSPRDGLRLRGTDAEERGLPDASDADILAAMAAEPILIERPLVETERGVRLCRPMERVEEIL; encoded by the coding sequence ATGAAGGCCACCATCTGGCACAACCCCAAATGCGGCACCTCGCGCAAGACGCTGGCGCTGCTGGAGGAGCGGCCCGGCGTGGAGCTGGCGGTGATCGAATATCTCAAGAACCCGCCCTCGGCCGAAAAGCTGGCGCAGCTCTATCGCGATGCCGGGATGAGCCCGCGCGACGGGCTGCGGCTGCGTGGGACGGATGCGGAGGAGCGCGGCCTGCCGGATGCATCGGATGCGGACATCCTCGCCGCCATGGCAGCCGAACCGATCCTGATCGAACGGCCGCTGGTCGAAACCGAACGGGGCGTGCGCCTGTGCCGGCCGATGGAGCGGGTCGAGGAAATCCTGTGA
- a CDS encoding class I SAM-dependent methyltransferase, whose protein sequence is MNGSELAEGRRSGLVERISRALGPAGVFFRGFIEHPRMVGAILPSSRAVIDAMLAPVDWQNCKLFVEYGPGIGTFCRPVLDRLPRDGELVVIDTNPLYIDYLQKTIRDSRFHAVLGSAADVEQIIRSLGHEQADFVLSGLPFSTLPEGVGPAIAAATQRIVRKGGAFLTYQYSTVARELTGRHFPRLEKGMVWRNFPPCFLGWAWQD, encoded by the coding sequence ATGAATGGCAGTGAGTTGGCCGAAGGCCGTCGTTCGGGTCTGGTGGAACGCATTTCGCGGGCGCTCGGCCCGGCGGGTGTGTTCTTTCGTGGTTTTATCGAGCATCCGCGGATGGTGGGGGCGATCCTGCCCTCCTCGCGTGCCGTGATCGACGCCATGCTGGCGCCGGTGGACTGGCAGAACTGCAAGCTGTTCGTGGAATATGGCCCCGGCATCGGCACCTTCTGCCGCCCGGTGCTCGATCGCCTGCCCCGCGACGGGGAGCTGGTGGTGATCGACACCAACCCGCTCTATATCGACTATCTGCAGAAGACGATCCGCGACAGCCGCTTCCACGCGGTGCTCGGCTCGGCCGCGGATGTGGAACAGATCATCCGCTCGCTCGGCCATGAGCAGGCGGATTTCGTGCTGTCCGGCCTGCCGTTCTCCACCCTGCCCGAAGGCGTGGGGCCGGCCATCGCCGCCGCCACCCAGCGCATCGTGCGCAAGGGCGGCGCCTTCCTGACCTATCAATACAGCACCGTCGCCCGCGAATTGACCGGCCGCCATTTCCCGCGGCTGGAAAAGGGCATGGTGTGGCGCAATTTCCCGCCCTGCTTCCTCGGCTGGGCCTGGCAGGACTAA
- a CDS encoding glycerophosphoryl diester phosphodiesterase membrane domain-containing protein, whose protein sequence is MKFDMSEAWREATAMIRGNREVLLIVAGIFFFLPTVVLGLVMPDMQLMMSEVEDPELMWNQMMTVYASYGWLFMLVLLFQIVGYLSLLSLLRDDSKPTVGEALRDGLTALLPAIGTYLLFSIGAGLIGGLALAAASVTGSTATVGLVMLILFVALIYVLVKISLASPALAIEKIRNPAKVLARSWQLTKGNSFRLFLFYLLIVIAYFVISMVLGLVVGALLLVAGPEVFKMVNAVFSGFVSAVVSVVMLAVLAAVHRQLAGPSAGALSRTFE, encoded by the coding sequence ATGAAGTTCGACATGAGCGAGGCATGGCGCGAAGCGACCGCGATGATCCGCGGCAACCGCGAAGTGCTGCTGATCGTGGCGGGCATATTCTTCTTCCTGCCCACCGTGGTGCTGGGGCTGGTCATGCCGGACATGCAGCTGATGATGTCCGAGGTGGAAGACCCCGAGCTGATGTGGAACCAAATGATGACGGTCTATGCCAGCTACGGCTGGCTGTTCATGCTCGTGCTGCTGTTCCAGATCGTCGGCTATCTCAGCCTGCTCAGCCTGCTGCGCGATGACAGCAAGCCCACCGTGGGGGAGGCGCTGCGTGACGGGCTCACCGCCCTGCTGCCGGCGATCGGCACCTATCTGCTGTTCTCGATCGGCGCGGGCCTGATCGGCGGACTGGCGCTGGCAGCGGCGTCCGTCACAGGCAGCACGGCCACCGTGGGCCTGGTCATGCTGATCCTGTTCGTGGCGCTGATCTATGTGCTGGTGAAGATCTCGCTCGCTTCGCCGGCGCTGGCGATCGAGAAGATCCGCAATCCGGCGAAGGTTCTGGCGCGCAGCTGGCAGCTCACCAAGGGCAACAGCTTCCGGCTGTTCCTGTTCTACCTGCTGATCGTGATCGCGTATTTCGTGATCTCGATGGTGCTCGGCCTGGTCGTCGGCGCGCTGTTGCTGGTGGCCGGGCCGGAGGTGTTCAAGATGGTGAACGCGGTCTTCTCCGGCTTTGTCTCTGCCGTCGTGTCGGTCGTCATGCTCGCCGTGCTGGCGGCCGTGCATCGCCAGCTTGCCGGCCCCTCCGCCGGGGCGCTGAGCCGGACCTTCGAATAG